In a genomic window of Labeo rohita strain BAU-BD-2019 chromosome 20, IGBB_LRoh.1.0, whole genome shotgun sequence:
- the palld gene encoding palladin isoform X6 gives MQTTSTFNYARPKQFIAAQSPTTSGGPISYSTQSSTSSSSSPLSPTTPHKPFSRVTLPLFQQQPLLSKGSSVESPSSPSFPPPPPPFLSSSNLSSPAGLPQDFPPPPPPPPPPVTSSPTRSDTSSPFTSTPQSPAGFLVSVLPATPPPPPMNALGLPKGNGTVALPRKTTPRTPRLISDSEIQGSKDAVIQDLERKLRFKEERLSNGQQRLTYEEKMARRLLGADNAATVFNTQQVEEEPVTQEGSSADSESVPQKEYKVSSFEQRLISEIEFRLERSPVEESDDDVQHDEDAPGEVAPFFDQKLKHYKVFEGMPVTFSCKVMGDPKPKVYWFKDGKQISKRSEHYRISRDPDGTCSLHTAAASLDDDGNYTIMAGNPVGRMSCTGRMMVQAVNQRGRSQRSAPGHIRRPRSRSRDSGDENENIQERHFRPHFLQAPGDLIVQEGKLCRMDCKVSGLPTPDLIWQLNGQTIRPDSSHKMLVRENGVHSLVIEPVTSRDAGVYTCIASNRAGQNSFNLELIVAAKEMHKAPCFIEKLQNTSVAEGHPVRLECRVSGVPFPQIFWKKENESFTHNTDRISMHQDNFGYLCMIIQPALKEDAGWYTVSAKNEAGIISSTARLDVHAQWQQTHTPKPKKVRPSTSRYAALTERGLDVKAAFFPDSNPIPPGTLVESDDL, from the exons ATGCAGACGACAAGCACCTTCAACTACGCCCGGCCCAAGCAGTTCATTGCTGCTCAGAGTCCCACAACAAGTGGGGGACCGATCAGTTACAGCACGCAGTCCTCGACCTCCTCGAGCTCCAGTCCGCTGTCCCCCACAACGCCCCACAAACCCTTTAGTCGCGTCACTCTTCCGCTCTTCCAGCAGCAGCCGCTACTGTCCAAAGGAAGCAGCGTGGAGTCTCCCAGCTCGCCTTCTTTTCCGCCACCTCCTCCGCCTTTTCTCAGCTCCAGCAATCTATCCTCTCCTGCTGGCTTGCCACAAGACTTCCCTCCTCCACCTCCACCACCTCCTCCACCTGTTACATCAAGCCCCACCCGCTCAGACACCTCCTCGCCCTTCACGTCCACTCCCCAATCGCCAGCCGGGTTTCTGGTGTCGGTGCTCCCGGCCACACCACCTCCGCCACCAATGAATGCGTTGGGGCTGCCCAAGGGTAATGGCACAGT GGCTTTGCCACGAAAGACTACACCCCGTACACCACGCCTCATCTCCGATTCTGAGATCCAGGGCTCCAAAGATGCCGTCATACAAGACCTGGAGAGAAAGCTACGATTTAAAGAGGAGAGACTCAGCAATGGACAGCAG AGGTTAACCTATGAGGAGAAGATGGCTCGCAGACTGCTGGGTGCTGACAATGCTGCCACAGTGTTTAACACACAACAGGTGGAGGAGGAGCCAGTTACACAG GAAGGCAGCTCAGCTGACTCAGAGTCTGTCCCTCAAAAG gAGTATAAAGTGTCCAGTTTCGAGCAGCGGTTGATCAGCGAGATTGAGTTCCGTCTGGAGCGTTCGCCTGTGGAGGAATCTGACGATGATGTTCAGCATGATGAAGATGCACCCGGAGAGGTTGCACCATTCTTCGATCAAAAACTCAAGCATTACAAGGTCTTCGAGGGAATGCCTGTGACCTTCAGCTGCAAGGTCATGGGAGACCCAAAGCCAAAG GTGTACTGGTTTAAGGACGGAAAGCAGATCTCAAAGCGCAGTGAACACTACCGTATCAGTCGTGATCCGGATGGCACATGCTCACTGCACACAGCGGCTGCCTCGCTAGATGATGATGGAAACTACACCATTATGGCAGGCAACCCAGTG GGGAGAATGAGCTGTACTGGAAGGATGATGGTCCAGGCCGTGAACCAAAGGGGGAGAAGTCAGCGCTCCGCACCTGGACACATCCGCAG ACCACGCTCAAGGTCCAGAGACAGCGGTGATGAGAATGAGAACATTCAGGAACGTCACTTCCGCCCTCATTTCCTGCAAGCCCCCGGCGACCTTATTGTGCAGGAGGGTAAACTCTGCCGCATGGACTGCAAG GTAAGTGGGCTGCCAACTCCTGACCTCATTTGGCAGCTGAATGGCCAGACCATCCGTCCGGACTCCTCCCACAAGATGCTGGTGCGGGAGAACGGGGTTCATTCATTGGTCATCGAGCCTGTCACTAGCAGAGATGCAGGAGTTTACACGTGCATCGCCAGCAACAGGGCTGGACAGAACTCGTTCAACCTGGAACTCATTGTTGCAG ccaAAGAAATGCATAAAGCTCCATGTTTCATTGAGAAACTCCAGAACACAAGCGTCGCTGAGGGTCACCCAGTGCGTCTAGAGTGCCGTGTGTCTGGAGTCCCATTCCCACAGATCTTCTGGAAGAAAGAGAACGAGTCCTTCACTCACAACACCGACAGGATAAG CATGCACCAGGACAACTTCGGTTACCTCTGTATGATCATCCAGCCGGCTCTGAAGGAAGACGCAGGCTGGTACACTGTTTCGGCTAAGAACGAAGCTGGCATCATCTCCAGTACGGCACGTCTCGACGTACATG CCCAGTGGCAGCAGACTCACACCCCAAAGCCCAAGAAGGTGCGTCCATCAACGAGCCGCTACGCCGCTCTGACAGAACGGGGTTTGGACGTCAAGGCAGCCTTCTTCCCAGACTCCAATCCTATTCCTCCCGGCACCCTAGTGGAAAGTGACGACCTGTAG